A single window of Hippocampus zosterae strain Florida chromosome 15, ASM2543408v3, whole genome shotgun sequence DNA harbors:
- the LOC127616694 gene encoding dynein, cytoplasmic 1, intermediate chain 2a-like isoform X4 — MSDKSELKAELERKKQRIAQIREEKKRKEEEKKKKDGDSKRAVEAGGEDSDLEKKRKEAEALLQSVGITPDIQHVPAPMSPSNKSVASDAGSQDSGDGNAGPRRGAVRLGMSKVTQVDIVPKEMVSYSKETQTPTEAHTDQKADEDEDDEISAPPPAEDAQEEKEDQGDQHEEDTPKELTEEEKLQVLHSEDFLAFFERGSRILERALCEQVDVCFDYSGRDLEDKEGDLQAGAKLVLSRQFADERWTKNRVVTCLDWSPQYPELLVSSYNNNEDSPHEPDGVALVWNLKYKKNTPEYIFHCQSEVMSAGFAKFHPNLVVGGTYSGQIVLWDNRSNKRTPVQRTPLSAAAHTHPVYCVNVVGTQNANNLISISTDGKMCSWSLDMLSQPQDSLELVFKQSKAVAVTSMAFPLGDVNNFVVGSEDGSVYTACRHGSKAGITEVFEGHHGPVTGLSCHTAVGPVDFSHLFISSSFDWTVKLWSTKSTRPLYSFEDSCDYVYDAMWSPTHPALFACVDLAGRLDLWNLNSDTEVPTASVYVEGAPALNRVRWAHSGKEIATGDSEGQVQVYDVGEQICVPKADEWTRFVRTLADINENRDEAEELTNV, encoded by the exons ATGTCCGACAAGAGTGAGCTGAAGGCCGAGCTAGAGAGGAAGAAACAGCGCATCGCGCAGATTcgagaggagaagaagagaaaagaagaggagaagaagaagaaggat GGAGACTCAAAGCGTGCTGTGGAGGCAGGTGGCGAAGACTCAGACctggagaagaagaggaaggaggccgaggcTTTGCTGCAGAGTGTTGGCATTACCCCTGACATACAACatg TCCCCGCCCCCATGTCTCCCTCCAACAAATCAGTGGCCAGCGACGCGGGAAGCCAGGATTCCGGGGACGGAAACGCAGGACCAAG GCGTGGGGCTGTGAGGCTCGGCATGTCTAAAGTGACCCAAGTGGACATTGTCCCCAAAGAAATGGTCTCCTATTCAAAAGAAACCCAGACACCTACTGAAGCTCACACAGATCAAAAAGCAG atgaggatgaggatgatgagatAAGTGCGCCCCCACCAGCAGAGGATGCtcaggaggagaaggaagacCAGGGCGACCAACATGAGGAAG ACACCCCCAAGGAGCTGACAGAGGAAGAGAAGCTGCAGGTTCTGCACTCAGAGGACTTCCTGGCTTTTTTCGAACGAGGCAGCAGGATTTTGGAGCGGGCATTGTGCGAGCAGGTGGACGTCTGCTTTGACTACAGTGGGCGAGATCTTGAGGACAAGGAAGG GGACTTGCAGGCGGGTGCCAAGCTGGTTCTGAGCAGACAGTTTGCAGATGAACGCTGGACCAAAAACAGAGTGGTCACCTGTCTGGACTGGTCTCCTCAG TACCCAGAGCTGCTTGTGTCCTCCTACAACAACAACGAGGACTCTCCCCATGAGCCTGATGGAGTAGCGCTTGTCTGGAACTTGAAATACAAGAAGAACACCCCGGAGTACATCTTCCACTGCCAG TCAGAGGTGATGTCAGCTGGCTTTGCCAAGTTTCATCCCAACCTAGTTGTTGGCGGCACCTACTCGGGACAGATTGTCTTATGGGACAACCGCAGCAACAAGCGAACCCCGGTCCAGAGAACCCCGCTGTCTGCCGCTGCACACACT CATCCCGTTTACTGCGTGAACGTGGTGGGAACCCAGAATGCCAACAACTTGATCAGCATCTCCACAGATGGCAAGATGTGCTCATGGAGCCTGGACATGTTGTCCCAGCCGCAG GACAGTCTGGAGCTGGTGTTCAAGCAAAGCAAAGCAGTAGCTGTCACTTCCATGGCCTTCCCGCTCGGCGACGTCAACAACTTTGTCGTGGGCAGCGAGGATGGGTCCGTCTACACCGCCTGTCGGCACGGAAG TAAGGCGGGCATCACCGAGGTATTCGAGGGCCACCATGGACCCGTGACGGGATTGAGCTGTCATACCGCAGTAGGACCCGTGGACTTCTCTCATCTCTTCATCTCCTCTTCGTTCGACTGGACTGTCAAACTGTGGAGCACCAAG AGCACCCGCCCGCTGTACTCCTTCGAGGACAGTTGCGACTACGTGTACGATGCCATGTGGTCTCCGACGCACCCTGCACTCTTCGCCTGCGTGGACCTGGCAGGACGTCTGGACTTGTGGAACCTCAACAGTGACACGGAG GTTCCCACTGCCAGCGTGTATGTGGAAGGGGCTCCAGCGCTGAACCGCGTGCGATGGGCTCACTCCGGAAAAGAGATCGCCACCGGAGACTCTGAGGGTCAAGTGCAGGTGTACGATGTGGGCGAG CAAATCTGCGTGCCCAAGGCTGACGAGTGGACGCGCTTCGTCAGGACTCTGGCCGACATCAATGAGAACAGAGATGAAGCCGAGGAGCTCACCAATGTTTGA
- the LOC127616694 gene encoding dynein, cytoplasmic 1, intermediate chain 2a-like isoform X2, with protein sequence MSDKSELKAELERKKQRIAQIREEKKRKEEEKKKKDGDSKRAVEAGGEDSDLEKKRKEAEALLQSVGITPDIQHVPAPMSPSNKSVASDAGSQDSGDGNAGPRTLHWDPDPSTLQLHSDSELMGRGAVRLGMSKVTQVDIVPKEMVSYSKETQTPTEAHTDQKADEDEDDEISAPPPAEDAQEEKEDQGDQHEEDTPKELTEEEKLQVLHSEDFLAFFERGSRILERALCEQVDVCFDYSGRDLEDKEGDLQAGAKLVLSRQFADERWTKNRVVTCLDWSPQYPELLVSSYNNNEDSPHEPDGVALVWNLKYKKNTPEYIFHCQSEVMSAGFAKFHPNLVVGGTYSGQIVLWDNRSNKRTPVQRTPLSAAAHTHPVYCVNVVGTQNANNLISISTDGKMCSWSLDMLSQPQDSLELVFKQSKAVAVTSMAFPLGDVNNFVVGSEDGSVYTACRHGSKAGITEVFEGHHGPVTGLSCHTAVGPVDFSHLFISSSFDWTVKLWSTKSTRPLYSFEDSCDYVYDAMWSPTHPALFACVDLAGRLDLWNLNSDTEVPTASVYVEGAPALNRVRWAHSGKEIATGDSEGQVQVYDVGEQICVPKADEWTRFVRTLADINENRDEAEELTNV encoded by the exons ATGTCCGACAAGAGTGAGCTGAAGGCCGAGCTAGAGAGGAAGAAACAGCGCATCGCGCAGATTcgagaggagaagaagagaaaagaagaggagaagaagaagaaggat GGAGACTCAAAGCGTGCTGTGGAGGCAGGTGGCGAAGACTCAGACctggagaagaagaggaaggaggccgaggcTTTGCTGCAGAGTGTTGGCATTACCCCTGACATACAACatg TCCCCGCCCCCATGTCTCCCTCCAACAAATCAGTGGCCAGCGACGCGGGAAGCCAGGATTCCGGGGACGGAAACGCAGGACCAAG GACTTTGCATTGGGATCCTGACCCCTCTACTCTGCAACTCCACTCCGACTCTGAGCTGATGGG GCGTGGGGCTGTGAGGCTCGGCATGTCTAAAGTGACCCAAGTGGACATTGTCCCCAAAGAAATGGTCTCCTATTCAAAAGAAACCCAGACACCTACTGAAGCTCACACAGATCAAAAAGCAG atgaggatgaggatgatgagatAAGTGCGCCCCCACCAGCAGAGGATGCtcaggaggagaaggaagacCAGGGCGACCAACATGAGGAAG ACACCCCCAAGGAGCTGACAGAGGAAGAGAAGCTGCAGGTTCTGCACTCAGAGGACTTCCTGGCTTTTTTCGAACGAGGCAGCAGGATTTTGGAGCGGGCATTGTGCGAGCAGGTGGACGTCTGCTTTGACTACAGTGGGCGAGATCTTGAGGACAAGGAAGG GGACTTGCAGGCGGGTGCCAAGCTGGTTCTGAGCAGACAGTTTGCAGATGAACGCTGGACCAAAAACAGAGTGGTCACCTGTCTGGACTGGTCTCCTCAG TACCCAGAGCTGCTTGTGTCCTCCTACAACAACAACGAGGACTCTCCCCATGAGCCTGATGGAGTAGCGCTTGTCTGGAACTTGAAATACAAGAAGAACACCCCGGAGTACATCTTCCACTGCCAG TCAGAGGTGATGTCAGCTGGCTTTGCCAAGTTTCATCCCAACCTAGTTGTTGGCGGCACCTACTCGGGACAGATTGTCTTATGGGACAACCGCAGCAACAAGCGAACCCCGGTCCAGAGAACCCCGCTGTCTGCCGCTGCACACACT CATCCCGTTTACTGCGTGAACGTGGTGGGAACCCAGAATGCCAACAACTTGATCAGCATCTCCACAGATGGCAAGATGTGCTCATGGAGCCTGGACATGTTGTCCCAGCCGCAG GACAGTCTGGAGCTGGTGTTCAAGCAAAGCAAAGCAGTAGCTGTCACTTCCATGGCCTTCCCGCTCGGCGACGTCAACAACTTTGTCGTGGGCAGCGAGGATGGGTCCGTCTACACCGCCTGTCGGCACGGAAG TAAGGCGGGCATCACCGAGGTATTCGAGGGCCACCATGGACCCGTGACGGGATTGAGCTGTCATACCGCAGTAGGACCCGTGGACTTCTCTCATCTCTTCATCTCCTCTTCGTTCGACTGGACTGTCAAACTGTGGAGCACCAAG AGCACCCGCCCGCTGTACTCCTTCGAGGACAGTTGCGACTACGTGTACGATGCCATGTGGTCTCCGACGCACCCTGCACTCTTCGCCTGCGTGGACCTGGCAGGACGTCTGGACTTGTGGAACCTCAACAGTGACACGGAG GTTCCCACTGCCAGCGTGTATGTGGAAGGGGCTCCAGCGCTGAACCGCGTGCGATGGGCTCACTCCGGAAAAGAGATCGCCACCGGAGACTCTGAGGGTCAAGTGCAGGTGTACGATGTGGGCGAG CAAATCTGCGTGCCCAAGGCTGACGAGTGGACGCGCTTCGTCAGGACTCTGGCCGACATCAATGAGAACAGAGATGAAGCCGAGGAGCTCACCAATGTTTGA
- the LOC127616694 gene encoding cytoplasmic dynein 1 intermediate chain 2-like isoform X3 gives MSDKSELKAELERKKQRIAQIREEKKRKEEEKKKKDGDSKRAVEAGGEDSDLEKKRKEAEALLQSVGITPDIQHATAQPLRVVTEDTCLFHYLVPAPMSPSNKSVASDAGSQDSGDGNAGPRRGAVRLGMSKVTQVDIVPKEMVSYSKETQTPTEAHTDQKADEDEDDEISAPPPAEDAQEEKEDQGDQHEEDTPKELTEEEKLQVLHSEDFLAFFERGSRILERALCEQVDVCFDYSGRDLEDKEGDLQAGAKLVLSRQFADERWTKNRVVTCLDWSPQYPELLVSSYNNNEDSPHEPDGVALVWNLKYKKNTPEYIFHCQSEVMSAGFAKFHPNLVVGGTYSGQIVLWDNRSNKRTPVQRTPLSAAAHTHPVYCVNVVGTQNANNLISISTDGKMCSWSLDMLSQPQDSLELVFKQSKAVAVTSMAFPLGDVNNFVVGSEDGSVYTACRHGSKAGITEVFEGHHGPVTGLSCHTAVGPVDFSHLFISSSFDWTVKLWSTKSTRPLYSFEDSCDYVYDAMWSPTHPALFACVDLAGRLDLWNLNSDTEVPTASVYVEGAPALNRVRWAHSGKEIATGDSEGQVQVYDVGEQICVPKADEWTRFVRTLADINENRDEAEELTNV, from the exons ATGTCCGACAAGAGTGAGCTGAAGGCCGAGCTAGAGAGGAAGAAACAGCGCATCGCGCAGATTcgagaggagaagaagagaaaagaagaggagaagaagaagaaggat GGAGACTCAAAGCGTGCTGTGGAGGCAGGTGGCGAAGACTCAGACctggagaagaagaggaaggaggccgaggcTTTGCTGCAGAGTGTTGGCATTACCCCTGACATACAACatg CGACAGCTCAGCCCCTGAGGGTAGTAACAGAGGATACCTGTCTATTTCACTACCTAGTCCCCGCCCCCATGTCTCCCTCCAACAAATCAGTGGCCAGCGACGCGGGAAGCCAGGATTCCGGGGACGGAAACGCAGGACCAAG GCGTGGGGCTGTGAGGCTCGGCATGTCTAAAGTGACCCAAGTGGACATTGTCCCCAAAGAAATGGTCTCCTATTCAAAAGAAACCCAGACACCTACTGAAGCTCACACAGATCAAAAAGCAG atgaggatgaggatgatgagatAAGTGCGCCCCCACCAGCAGAGGATGCtcaggaggagaaggaagacCAGGGCGACCAACATGAGGAAG ACACCCCCAAGGAGCTGACAGAGGAAGAGAAGCTGCAGGTTCTGCACTCAGAGGACTTCCTGGCTTTTTTCGAACGAGGCAGCAGGATTTTGGAGCGGGCATTGTGCGAGCAGGTGGACGTCTGCTTTGACTACAGTGGGCGAGATCTTGAGGACAAGGAAGG GGACTTGCAGGCGGGTGCCAAGCTGGTTCTGAGCAGACAGTTTGCAGATGAACGCTGGACCAAAAACAGAGTGGTCACCTGTCTGGACTGGTCTCCTCAG TACCCAGAGCTGCTTGTGTCCTCCTACAACAACAACGAGGACTCTCCCCATGAGCCTGATGGAGTAGCGCTTGTCTGGAACTTGAAATACAAGAAGAACACCCCGGAGTACATCTTCCACTGCCAG TCAGAGGTGATGTCAGCTGGCTTTGCCAAGTTTCATCCCAACCTAGTTGTTGGCGGCACCTACTCGGGACAGATTGTCTTATGGGACAACCGCAGCAACAAGCGAACCCCGGTCCAGAGAACCCCGCTGTCTGCCGCTGCACACACT CATCCCGTTTACTGCGTGAACGTGGTGGGAACCCAGAATGCCAACAACTTGATCAGCATCTCCACAGATGGCAAGATGTGCTCATGGAGCCTGGACATGTTGTCCCAGCCGCAG GACAGTCTGGAGCTGGTGTTCAAGCAAAGCAAAGCAGTAGCTGTCACTTCCATGGCCTTCCCGCTCGGCGACGTCAACAACTTTGTCGTGGGCAGCGAGGATGGGTCCGTCTACACCGCCTGTCGGCACGGAAG TAAGGCGGGCATCACCGAGGTATTCGAGGGCCACCATGGACCCGTGACGGGATTGAGCTGTCATACCGCAGTAGGACCCGTGGACTTCTCTCATCTCTTCATCTCCTCTTCGTTCGACTGGACTGTCAAACTGTGGAGCACCAAG AGCACCCGCCCGCTGTACTCCTTCGAGGACAGTTGCGACTACGTGTACGATGCCATGTGGTCTCCGACGCACCCTGCACTCTTCGCCTGCGTGGACCTGGCAGGACGTCTGGACTTGTGGAACCTCAACAGTGACACGGAG GTTCCCACTGCCAGCGTGTATGTGGAAGGGGCTCCAGCGCTGAACCGCGTGCGATGGGCTCACTCCGGAAAAGAGATCGCCACCGGAGACTCTGAGGGTCAAGTGCAGGTGTACGATGTGGGCGAG CAAATCTGCGTGCCCAAGGCTGACGAGTGGACGCGCTTCGTCAGGACTCTGGCCGACATCAATGAGAACAGAGATGAAGCCGAGGAGCTCACCAATGTTTGA
- the LOC127616694 gene encoding dynein, cytoplasmic 1, intermediate chain 2a-like isoform X1, with product MSDKSELKAELERKKQRIAQIREEKKRKEEEKKKKDGDSKRAVEAGGEDSDLEKKRKEAEALLQSVGITPDIQHATAQPLRVVTEDTCLFHYLVPAPMSPSNKSVASDAGSQDSGDGNAGPRTLHWDPDPSTLQLHSDSELMGRGAVRLGMSKVTQVDIVPKEMVSYSKETQTPTEAHTDQKADEDEDDEISAPPPAEDAQEEKEDQGDQHEEDTPKELTEEEKLQVLHSEDFLAFFERGSRILERALCEQVDVCFDYSGRDLEDKEGDLQAGAKLVLSRQFADERWTKNRVVTCLDWSPQYPELLVSSYNNNEDSPHEPDGVALVWNLKYKKNTPEYIFHCQSEVMSAGFAKFHPNLVVGGTYSGQIVLWDNRSNKRTPVQRTPLSAAAHTHPVYCVNVVGTQNANNLISISTDGKMCSWSLDMLSQPQDSLELVFKQSKAVAVTSMAFPLGDVNNFVVGSEDGSVYTACRHGSKAGITEVFEGHHGPVTGLSCHTAVGPVDFSHLFISSSFDWTVKLWSTKSTRPLYSFEDSCDYVYDAMWSPTHPALFACVDLAGRLDLWNLNSDTEVPTASVYVEGAPALNRVRWAHSGKEIATGDSEGQVQVYDVGEQICVPKADEWTRFVRTLADINENRDEAEELTNV from the exons ATGTCCGACAAGAGTGAGCTGAAGGCCGAGCTAGAGAGGAAGAAACAGCGCATCGCGCAGATTcgagaggagaagaagagaaaagaagaggagaagaagaagaaggat GGAGACTCAAAGCGTGCTGTGGAGGCAGGTGGCGAAGACTCAGACctggagaagaagaggaaggaggccgaggcTTTGCTGCAGAGTGTTGGCATTACCCCTGACATACAACatg CGACAGCTCAGCCCCTGAGGGTAGTAACAGAGGATACCTGTCTATTTCACTACCTAGTCCCCGCCCCCATGTCTCCCTCCAACAAATCAGTGGCCAGCGACGCGGGAAGCCAGGATTCCGGGGACGGAAACGCAGGACCAAG GACTTTGCATTGGGATCCTGACCCCTCTACTCTGCAACTCCACTCCGACTCTGAGCTGATGGG GCGTGGGGCTGTGAGGCTCGGCATGTCTAAAGTGACCCAAGTGGACATTGTCCCCAAAGAAATGGTCTCCTATTCAAAAGAAACCCAGACACCTACTGAAGCTCACACAGATCAAAAAGCAG atgaggatgaggatgatgagatAAGTGCGCCCCCACCAGCAGAGGATGCtcaggaggagaaggaagacCAGGGCGACCAACATGAGGAAG ACACCCCCAAGGAGCTGACAGAGGAAGAGAAGCTGCAGGTTCTGCACTCAGAGGACTTCCTGGCTTTTTTCGAACGAGGCAGCAGGATTTTGGAGCGGGCATTGTGCGAGCAGGTGGACGTCTGCTTTGACTACAGTGGGCGAGATCTTGAGGACAAGGAAGG GGACTTGCAGGCGGGTGCCAAGCTGGTTCTGAGCAGACAGTTTGCAGATGAACGCTGGACCAAAAACAGAGTGGTCACCTGTCTGGACTGGTCTCCTCAG TACCCAGAGCTGCTTGTGTCCTCCTACAACAACAACGAGGACTCTCCCCATGAGCCTGATGGAGTAGCGCTTGTCTGGAACTTGAAATACAAGAAGAACACCCCGGAGTACATCTTCCACTGCCAG TCAGAGGTGATGTCAGCTGGCTTTGCCAAGTTTCATCCCAACCTAGTTGTTGGCGGCACCTACTCGGGACAGATTGTCTTATGGGACAACCGCAGCAACAAGCGAACCCCGGTCCAGAGAACCCCGCTGTCTGCCGCTGCACACACT CATCCCGTTTACTGCGTGAACGTGGTGGGAACCCAGAATGCCAACAACTTGATCAGCATCTCCACAGATGGCAAGATGTGCTCATGGAGCCTGGACATGTTGTCCCAGCCGCAG GACAGTCTGGAGCTGGTGTTCAAGCAAAGCAAAGCAGTAGCTGTCACTTCCATGGCCTTCCCGCTCGGCGACGTCAACAACTTTGTCGTGGGCAGCGAGGATGGGTCCGTCTACACCGCCTGTCGGCACGGAAG TAAGGCGGGCATCACCGAGGTATTCGAGGGCCACCATGGACCCGTGACGGGATTGAGCTGTCATACCGCAGTAGGACCCGTGGACTTCTCTCATCTCTTCATCTCCTCTTCGTTCGACTGGACTGTCAAACTGTGGAGCACCAAG AGCACCCGCCCGCTGTACTCCTTCGAGGACAGTTGCGACTACGTGTACGATGCCATGTGGTCTCCGACGCACCCTGCACTCTTCGCCTGCGTGGACCTGGCAGGACGTCTGGACTTGTGGAACCTCAACAGTGACACGGAG GTTCCCACTGCCAGCGTGTATGTGGAAGGGGCTCCAGCGCTGAACCGCGTGCGATGGGCTCACTCCGGAAAAGAGATCGCCACCGGAGACTCTGAGGGTCAAGTGCAGGTGTACGATGTGGGCGAG CAAATCTGCGTGCCCAAGGCTGACGAGTGGACGCGCTTCGTCAGGACTCTGGCCGACATCAATGAGAACAGAGATGAAGCCGAGGAGCTCACCAATGTTTGA